From Asterias rubens chromosome 20, eAstRub1.3, whole genome shotgun sequence, one genomic window encodes:
- the LOC117303867 gene encoding rho GTPase-activating protein 25-like isoform X1: protein MTDLRRFMCQDTNYSGWLMNRSSHGLNIFRHWHRSWFILADGHLHYFKHQGSIPLHGCRLTSRTSNNGDNEPLGYVLEIHPERKAPTKRGTPNEKHNSDSKKGGSHGSPSKPFLVCSSTLMELEHWQREIRRVRGGVFGQSLEDTIINESDSCTKVIPTVVELCVNYIRNNGLREEGIFRLNGRSCLVQELQDAFDKGERPSFDEANAGIHTIASLLKRYFQLLPEPIIPWRHCKYFIPVMQYLQENEDEGRHKLIIQLALLPRINYNLLKYLCQFLHDVHRQEAFNKMGLGNLANIFAPHILRPKHAQGAFLLGSTALSLRLVHYLINHQDKLFPPTSDILMDYEVIEAPPSSASPMSSFDSTGSLYERASSCEYEVEIIPRFQENGKDWRGGDGQEKKHSRIQKTESCNYELELFGEEYGTPADVNSIYENLDLSSGPSLIESLKNRISEMPNKPPSQNEQKAKRYGVSYRDPASFGVIANGPRRHSSDNPHSGKVNGSDGPMLRGKKHKFQNGDVHSQVQSTYQNVKSLAIAIKEQSPDTCNGANAYQNPNPLHTALIRDLKAATTSEDDYLQPIFVKQSTRTNGEALKPPPKTAVKTVFNSDTTKPRQNQVQRSGTNEMNGKPSTSAKPIPSGDTMAPSQGLRARLRQKEEEIGRQQKTLDKIKKERESLRVKLCAEEAARNSTEERNRQLQLEIDSLKRRLGIR, encoded by the exons ATGACCGACTTAAGACGATTTATGTGTCAAGACACGAACTATAGTGGCTGGTTAATGAACCGGTCCTCACATGGACTCAATATCTTCCGTCACTGGCATCGGAGTTGGTTCATCTTAGCTGATGGCCACCTTCATTACTTCAAACACCAGGGCAGTATACCGCTGCATGGCTGCCGGCTGACCTCACGGACGAGTAACAATGGAGATAATGAGCCGCTCGGATACGTACTAGAAATACATCCAG AACGCAAAGCTCCAACCAAAAGAGGAACAccaaatgaaaaacataattCAGATT CCAAGAAAGGTGGTAGTCACGGCTCACCGTCAAAACCCTTCTTGGTGTGTTCCTCGACGCTGATGGAACTAGAGCACTGGCAGAGAGAGATACGAAGAGTCCGAGGAG GTGTTTTCGGCCAGAGTTTAGAAGACACCATTATTAATGAGAGTGACTCCTGTACAAAGGTCATCCCGACGGTTGTAGAGCTGTGTGTCAATTACATTAGGAATAACGGACTGAGAGAGGAAGGCATCTTCAG ATTGAACGGACGCAGTTGTCTGGTGCAAGAGCTTCAAGATGCTTTTGACAAAGGGGAAAGACCCAGCTTTGACGAGGCAAACGCAGGGATCCACACCATTGCCTCACTGCTGAAGCGTTACTTCCAGCTTCTCCCGGAGCCTATCATCCCATGGCGCCATTGTAAATATTTCATCCCCGTCATGCAGTACCTCCAAGAGAACGAAGATGAAGGTCGACACAAGCTGATCATCCAGCTGGCCCTCCTTCCCCGCATAAACTACAACCTTCTTAAGTATCTCTGTCAGTTCCTGCACGACGTCCATCGCCAGGAGGCCTTCAATAAGATGGGACTTGGTAACCTAGCTAATATCTTCGCTCCGCATATCTTACGGCCGAAGCACGCCCAAGGGGCCTTCTTGCTCGGAAGCACAGCTCTCAGCTTAAGACTCGTGCACTACCTGATCAACCATCAGGACAAGTTGTTCCCACCGACGAGTGATATACTGATGGACTATGAGGTCATTGAAGCCCCACCTTCTTCGGCATCGCCGATGTCTAGCTTCGACTCGACAGGGAGCTTGTATGAGAGGGCGAGCTCCTGTGAGTACGAAGTCGAGATCATTCCAAGATTTCAGGAAAATGGGAAGGATTGGCGAGGAGGTGACGGGCAGGAGAAGAAACACAGCAGGATTCAGAAGACAGAGAGCTGTAATTACGAGTTGGAACTCTTTGGGGAGGAGTACGGCACCCCGGCAGATGTGAACAGTATCTATGAGAACTTAGATCTCTCCAGTGGACCCTCATTAATTGAATCCCTGAAGAATCGCATCTCGGAAATGCCGAATAAACCGCCCTCGCAGAATGAGCAGAAAGCAAAGCGGTACGGCGTGTCATATCGTGATCCCGCTTCGTTCGGCGTTATTGCAAACGGACCGCGACGTCACTCCAGCGATAACCCCCACAGCGGTAAGGTGAATGGGTCGGACGGACCGATGTTGCGTGGAAAGAAACATAAGTTTCAGAATGGAGACGTTCACAGCCAGGTGCAGTCCACCTATCAGAATGTGAAATCCTTAGCGATTGCCATCAAGGAGCAATCACCAGACACCTGTAATGGGGCCAACGCCTACCAGAACCCAAACCCACTTCATACTGCTTTGATTCGGGACCTTAAAGCGGCTACCACAAGCGAGGATGACTATCTCCAGCCGATATTCGTCAAGCAATCTACAAGGACCAATGGGGAGGCCCTAAAACCCCCGCCCAAGACCGCTGTCAAGACGGTCTTTAACAGTGACACAACGAAACCTAGACAAAACCAGGTGCAACGATCAGGCACCAACGAGATGAACGGTAAGCCCTCTACGAGTGCAAAACCTATACCAAGTGGGGATACAATGGCGCCCTCGCAAGGGTTGAGAGCACGGTTACGACAGAAAGAGGAAGAGATTGGTAGACAGCAGAAAACATTGGATAAAATCAAGAAAGAGCGGGAATCACTAAGAGTCAAGTTGTGCGCTGAG GAGGCAGCCCGTAACTCAACAGAGGAGCGGAATCGTCAGTTGCAGCTGGAGATTGACAGCCTCAAGAGACGTCTTGGGATCAGATGA
- the LOC117303867 gene encoding rho GTPase-activating protein 25-like isoform X2, whose amino-acid sequence MTDLRRFMCQDTNYSGWLMNRSSHGLNIFRHWHRSWFILADGHLHYFKHQGSIPLHGCRLTSRTSNNGDNEPLGYVLEIHPAKKGGSHGSPSKPFLVCSSTLMELEHWQREIRRVRGGVFGQSLEDTIINESDSCTKVIPTVVELCVNYIRNNGLREEGIFRLNGRSCLVQELQDAFDKGERPSFDEANAGIHTIASLLKRYFQLLPEPIIPWRHCKYFIPVMQYLQENEDEGRHKLIIQLALLPRINYNLLKYLCQFLHDVHRQEAFNKMGLGNLANIFAPHILRPKHAQGAFLLGSTALSLRLVHYLINHQDKLFPPTSDILMDYEVIEAPPSSASPMSSFDSTGSLYERASSCEYEVEIIPRFQENGKDWRGGDGQEKKHSRIQKTESCNYELELFGEEYGTPADVNSIYENLDLSSGPSLIESLKNRISEMPNKPPSQNEQKAKRYGVSYRDPASFGVIANGPRRHSSDNPHSGKVNGSDGPMLRGKKHKFQNGDVHSQVQSTYQNVKSLAIAIKEQSPDTCNGANAYQNPNPLHTALIRDLKAATTSEDDYLQPIFVKQSTRTNGEALKPPPKTAVKTVFNSDTTKPRQNQVQRSGTNEMNGKPSTSAKPIPSGDTMAPSQGLRARLRQKEEEIGRQQKTLDKIKKERESLRVKLCAEEAARNSTEERNRQLQLEIDSLKRRLGIR is encoded by the exons ATGACCGACTTAAGACGATTTATGTGTCAAGACACGAACTATAGTGGCTGGTTAATGAACCGGTCCTCACATGGACTCAATATCTTCCGTCACTGGCATCGGAGTTGGTTCATCTTAGCTGATGGCCACCTTCATTACTTCAAACACCAGGGCAGTATACCGCTGCATGGCTGCCGGCTGACCTCACGGACGAGTAACAATGGAGATAATGAGCCGCTCGGATACGTACTAGAAATACATCCAG CCAAGAAAGGTGGTAGTCACGGCTCACCGTCAAAACCCTTCTTGGTGTGTTCCTCGACGCTGATGGAACTAGAGCACTGGCAGAGAGAGATACGAAGAGTCCGAGGAG GTGTTTTCGGCCAGAGTTTAGAAGACACCATTATTAATGAGAGTGACTCCTGTACAAAGGTCATCCCGACGGTTGTAGAGCTGTGTGTCAATTACATTAGGAATAACGGACTGAGAGAGGAAGGCATCTTCAG ATTGAACGGACGCAGTTGTCTGGTGCAAGAGCTTCAAGATGCTTTTGACAAAGGGGAAAGACCCAGCTTTGACGAGGCAAACGCAGGGATCCACACCATTGCCTCACTGCTGAAGCGTTACTTCCAGCTTCTCCCGGAGCCTATCATCCCATGGCGCCATTGTAAATATTTCATCCCCGTCATGCAGTACCTCCAAGAGAACGAAGATGAAGGTCGACACAAGCTGATCATCCAGCTGGCCCTCCTTCCCCGCATAAACTACAACCTTCTTAAGTATCTCTGTCAGTTCCTGCACGACGTCCATCGCCAGGAGGCCTTCAATAAGATGGGACTTGGTAACCTAGCTAATATCTTCGCTCCGCATATCTTACGGCCGAAGCACGCCCAAGGGGCCTTCTTGCTCGGAAGCACAGCTCTCAGCTTAAGACTCGTGCACTACCTGATCAACCATCAGGACAAGTTGTTCCCACCGACGAGTGATATACTGATGGACTATGAGGTCATTGAAGCCCCACCTTCTTCGGCATCGCCGATGTCTAGCTTCGACTCGACAGGGAGCTTGTATGAGAGGGCGAGCTCCTGTGAGTACGAAGTCGAGATCATTCCAAGATTTCAGGAAAATGGGAAGGATTGGCGAGGAGGTGACGGGCAGGAGAAGAAACACAGCAGGATTCAGAAGACAGAGAGCTGTAATTACGAGTTGGAACTCTTTGGGGAGGAGTACGGCACCCCGGCAGATGTGAACAGTATCTATGAGAACTTAGATCTCTCCAGTGGACCCTCATTAATTGAATCCCTGAAGAATCGCATCTCGGAAATGCCGAATAAACCGCCCTCGCAGAATGAGCAGAAAGCAAAGCGGTACGGCGTGTCATATCGTGATCCCGCTTCGTTCGGCGTTATTGCAAACGGACCGCGACGTCACTCCAGCGATAACCCCCACAGCGGTAAGGTGAATGGGTCGGACGGACCGATGTTGCGTGGAAAGAAACATAAGTTTCAGAATGGAGACGTTCACAGCCAGGTGCAGTCCACCTATCAGAATGTGAAATCCTTAGCGATTGCCATCAAGGAGCAATCACCAGACACCTGTAATGGGGCCAACGCCTACCAGAACCCAAACCCACTTCATACTGCTTTGATTCGGGACCTTAAAGCGGCTACCACAAGCGAGGATGACTATCTCCAGCCGATATTCGTCAAGCAATCTACAAGGACCAATGGGGAGGCCCTAAAACCCCCGCCCAAGACCGCTGTCAAGACGGTCTTTAACAGTGACACAACGAAACCTAGACAAAACCAGGTGCAACGATCAGGCACCAACGAGATGAACGGTAAGCCCTCTACGAGTGCAAAACCTATACCAAGTGGGGATACAATGGCGCCCTCGCAAGGGTTGAGAGCACGGTTACGACAGAAAGAGGAAGAGATTGGTAGACAGCAGAAAACATTGGATAAAATCAAGAAAGAGCGGGAATCACTAAGAGTCAAGTTGTGCGCTGAG GAGGCAGCCCGTAACTCAACAGAGGAGCGGAATCGTCAGTTGCAGCTGGAGATTGACAGCCTCAAGAGACGTCTTGGGATCAGATGA